Proteins encoded in a region of the Novibacillus thermophilus genome:
- a CDS encoding DMT family transporter, producing the protein MAWFYVLLAAVVEVFWVIGLRYSSTIWEWIGTAIAIVFSFYFIIKSSEKLPSGTVYAVFTGLGAAAIVTLDFVVFDAPYSVGKVLFIALIITGVIGIKFTTDEKERKAESSDEGGK; encoded by the coding sequence ATGGCGTGGTTTTACGTCCTGTTGGCGGCTGTCGTGGAAGTTTTTTGGGTGATCGGGTTAAGGTACTCCAGCACGATTTGGGAATGGATCGGAACGGCCATTGCCATTGTGTTCAGTTTTTACTTTATTATTAAATCGAGTGAAAAACTGCCGTCCGGGACCGTGTATGCCGTGTTTACCGGGTTGGGTGCTGCAGCGATTGTCACTCTGGACTTTGTGGTGTTTGATGCGCCTTATTCGGTGGGGAAGGTTCTGTTTATCGCCCTTATAATCACGGGGGTGATCGGTATTAAGTTCACGACAGACGAAAAGGAACGCAAAGCTGAATCGTCAGATGAGGGAGGCAAATAA
- a CDS encoding DMT family transporter — protein MAWIFLVIASLGEIFGVMSINLYLQKRSFGRVLLICLTFSSGFAFLSLAMRDIPMGTAYAVWTGLGAAGAVLMGILFFKESADWKRLFFLCCIIVGAAGLRLLE, from the coding sequence GTGGCCTGGATTTTTCTCGTTATCGCCAGCTTGGGAGAAATATTCGGAGTCATGAGCATCAACCTCTATTTACAAAAGAGGTCATTCGGACGGGTTTTGCTCATCTGTTTGACGTTCAGTTCCGGATTCGCTTTTTTGTCCCTCGCAATGCGGGACATTCCGATGGGGACTGCCTATGCGGTCTGGACCGGACTCGGTGCGGCGGGAGCCGTGCTAATGGGCATTCTGTTTTTCAAAGAGTCGGCCGACTGGAAGCGCCTGTTCTTTCTCTGTTGCATCATCGTTGGCGCGGCCGGACTGAGGCTGTTGGAATAG
- a CDS encoding GntR family transcriptional regulator, producing the protein MDQPLVHKSLSQFIADQLRRGIWNRDIQFGERLLESELAERFEVSRSSVREALMILEHEGLVKSKTRKGTYVTEFSAEDRQEILELRTLLETYAFKRALPRLEEKHIEDLEKILERMKVKTTEKNWSDLFDLDMQFHHYIVKVCGNSRLISIYDSIHVQIRTFLAHLDQYYSSHESFYEEHRELLDALLTRDSNIIDKAVRQHIEYVEEQLLNL; encoded by the coding sequence ATGGATCAACCGCTTGTCCACAAATCTCTCAGCCAATTTATTGCCGACCAATTACGCCGCGGTATATGGAACCGGGACATTCAGTTTGGTGAGCGTTTGCTTGAAAGTGAGTTGGCTGAAAGGTTTGAAGTCAGTCGCAGTTCAGTAAGAGAAGCGCTCATGATTCTCGAGCATGAAGGTCTCGTTAAGAGCAAGACGAGAAAGGGAACTTACGTCACCGAGTTTTCTGCTGAGGATCGACAAGAAATTTTGGAACTGAGGACATTGCTGGAGACCTATGCGTTTAAACGTGCGTTGCCTCGGTTAGAGGAAAAACACATAGAAGACCTTGAAAAAATACTTGAACGCATGAAAGTGAAGACAACAGAAAAAAATTGGAGTGACCTGTTTGATCTTGACATGCAATTTCACCACTACATTGTAAAAGTTTGCGGAAACTCACGACTTATCAGTATATACGACTCCATCCATGTCCAAATTAGAACATTTCTCGCCCACCTTGATCAGTATTACTCGAGTCACGAGTCGTTTTACGAAGAGCACAGGGAGTTGTTGGACGCCCTCTTAACACGGGATTCCAACATCATTGACAAAGCGGTTCGACAGCACATTGAGTATGTCGAAGAACAACTGCTCAACTTGTAA
- the gabT gene encoding 4-aminobutyrate--2-oxoglutarate transaminase — MGERKFANVQTELPGPKAKEWLKRRLNIVPDAVSYGVPTFVQSAKGAILHDVDGNTFIDFAGAIGTINIGHCHDSVVEALHDQIDRYIHTGFNVMMYDPYIQLAEKMAAISPGNCEKKVMFFNSGAEAVENAVKIARKFTKRNAVVSFTGGFHGRTLMAMSLTGKVKPYKHEFGPFAPEIYRAPFPYAYRRPENMNEEEYIRFVLDQLDDFFLREVDPNLVAAVIMEPVQGEGGFIIPGKQFVQEVYERCKKYGILFIADEIQTGFGRTGRYFAVEHYGIEPDLITISKSMAAGLPISGVIGRREVMDQAGSGELGGTYCGSPLGCRAGLAVLEAMEQEKMNERATEIGEKVMRKFKAMYDRFDVIGDVRGLGAMCALELVKDRKSKEPHKELCNRILQEAYTRGLIVLKAGVFDNVIRLLMPLVITDDELEEGLSILEESIETALALQLN, encoded by the coding sequence ATGGGAGAAAGGAAATTTGCGAACGTTCAAACTGAACTGCCTGGTCCAAAGGCGAAGGAATGGCTGAAGAGAAGGCTGAATATCGTTCCGGACGCAGTTAGTTACGGGGTGCCGACGTTTGTCCAGTCAGCAAAGGGGGCCATTCTTCATGATGTCGACGGTAATACGTTCATCGATTTTGCTGGAGCGATCGGTACGATAAATATTGGGCATTGTCACGATTCGGTAGTCGAAGCACTCCATGACCAAATTGATCGCTACATACACACAGGATTTAATGTGATGATGTACGATCCGTATATCCAGCTCGCGGAGAAGATGGCTGCCATCTCTCCTGGTAATTGTGAGAAAAAAGTCATGTTTTTCAACAGTGGGGCGGAGGCAGTTGAAAATGCGGTAAAGATCGCCCGCAAATTCACGAAAAGAAACGCCGTTGTTTCCTTCACTGGCGGTTTTCATGGTCGCACCTTAATGGCGATGTCTTTGACTGGAAAAGTAAAGCCTTACAAGCACGAGTTTGGTCCGTTTGCACCAGAGATTTATCGGGCACCCTTCCCATACGCGTACCGCCGCCCAGAAAATATGAATGAAGAGGAGTACATCCGATTTGTGCTCGATCAGTTAGACGACTTTTTTTTACGTGAGGTTGACCCTAATCTGGTAGCAGCTGTCATCATGGAACCCGTGCAAGGGGAAGGCGGCTTTATCATCCCTGGAAAACAATTTGTGCAGGAAGTGTACGAACGTTGTAAAAAGTATGGCATTTTGTTCATTGCCGATGAAATTCAAACCGGGTTCGGACGTACGGGACGGTACTTTGCCGTGGAGCATTACGGAATTGAACCAGATTTGATCACCATCTCTAAATCAATGGCCGCTGGCTTACCGATCAGCGGCGTCATCGGTCGAAGAGAAGTGATGGACCAGGCAGGTTCTGGCGAATTGGGTGGCACTTACTGCGGCAGCCCCCTCGGATGTCGGGCCGGTCTCGCTGTGCTGGAAGCGATGGAGCAGGAAAAGATGAATGAGCGAGCCACGGAGATCGGGGAAAAAGTGATGCGTAAATTTAAAGCGATGTACGACCGTTTCGATGTCATCGGTGATGTGAGAGGGCTGGGCGCTATGTGTGCTCTTGAGCTCGTTAAAGACAGGAAAAGCAAAGAGCCTCATAAGGAATTGTGTAACCGCATTTTACAAGAAGCTTATACACGAGGTCTTATCGTTCTAAAAGCTGGGGTGTTTGACAACGTGATCCGCCTGTTAATGCCGCTCGTCATTACAGACGACGAATTGGAGGAAGGATTAAGTATTCTGGAAGAATCGATAGAAACTGCCCTCGCTTTGCAATTAAACTAA
- a CDS encoding peptidase yields the protein MFHQKIKDYIKEHREDYIAFLQKLVQQPSTVGNELGAQQLLAERLKSQGCEVDIWEPDYSRLSQHPYFNSTRADFTGSPNVVSVIKGTGGGKSIILNGHVDVVPEGDRNTWTVEPYSGEIKDGKLYGRGSTDMKGGNLAILIAFEALCNLGIPLKGDVIFQSVIEEESGGSGTLACIERGYRADVALIPEPSEMRIFPKQQGSVWFRVTVDGQSAHGGTRYEGVSAIEKGWIVFNEIMKLEKRRNDRITDPMYADNPIPIPINIGRFDSGYFPSAVPDRAIIEGRYGIAPGETIDAAKQEFMQCMATLDQIDSWFTEHPVQVEWPGLRLPPGGIDLEHPFLGVLTQNFKNVTKEDPKMEGSTWGTDGGLLTTVADIPSVIFGPGTTHMAHFTDEYVELDNIFECAEIIALSVIEWCGVRI from the coding sequence ATGTTTCATCAAAAGATAAAGGATTATATAAAAGAGCATCGGGAAGATTACATTGCCTTTTTGCAGAAACTCGTGCAGCAACCAAGCACAGTCGGCAACGAGTTGGGAGCCCAACAACTGTTGGCGGAGCGTTTGAAATCCCAGGGATGTGAAGTGGATATTTGGGAGCCGGATTACAGCAGATTGTCACAACATCCTTATTTCAATTCGACTCGTGCAGACTTTACAGGAAGCCCGAATGTCGTTTCGGTCATTAAAGGGACAGGTGGCGGAAAATCGATCATTCTCAACGGACACGTCGATGTCGTCCCTGAAGGTGACCGGAATACGTGGACAGTTGAACCGTATTCGGGAGAAATCAAGGACGGGAAATTGTACGGTCGAGGATCAACCGATATGAAAGGCGGCAATTTGGCGATATTGATTGCGTTTGAAGCCTTATGTAATCTCGGTATCCCGTTGAAAGGAGACGTCATTTTTCAAAGTGTCATAGAAGAAGAAAGTGGAGGATCGGGGACGCTGGCTTGTATCGAAAGGGGATATCGCGCGGATGTGGCCTTAATTCCAGAACCTAGTGAAATGCGCATATTCCCGAAGCAGCAGGGTTCTGTCTGGTTCCGGGTCACAGTTGACGGACAGTCGGCGCACGGCGGGACCCGGTACGAGGGTGTCAGTGCTATTGAAAAAGGTTGGATCGTTTTTAACGAAATCATGAAACTTGAGAAAAGGCGGAATGACCGCATAACAGATCCAATGTATGCTGACAATCCGATCCCCATTCCGATCAATATTGGAAGATTTGACAGCGGTTATTTCCCTTCTGCCGTGCCGGATAGAGCGATCATTGAAGGCAGATATGGAATTGCACCTGGCGAAACGATCGACGCGGCCAAACAAGAATTTATGCAATGCATGGCTACATTAGACCAAATCGACAGTTGGTTTACCGAGCACCCTGTACAAGTGGAATGGCCTGGACTGCGCTTACCGCCAGGTGGTATTGATTTAGAGCACCCGTTCCTTGGTGTACTCACCCAGAACTTTAAAAACGTAACAAAAGAAGATCCGAAAATGGAAGGGTCGACGTGGGGAACGGATGGCGGCTTGTTGACGACTGTGGCCGATATCCCTTCAGTCATATTCGGTCCGGGTACCACGCACATGGCCCATTTCACTGATGAATATGTAGAACTGGATAATATTTTTGAATGTGCTGAAATTATTGCGTTGTCGGTTATTGAGTGGTGCGGTGTTCGTATTTGA
- a CDS encoding NAD-dependent succinate-semialdehyde dehydrogenase, producing MKKALMFINGEWVGDKLDTFKVVNPATGEVVGTVPSGGYEEAAQAIEAADEAFPSWSQATAYERATFLKKFHQLILENKEELAQTMTLEMGKPIKESRGEVEYAATFIEWFAEESKRVYGETVPSHVQNKRLNVWKKPVGVVAAITPWNFPAAMLTRKMGPALAAGCTVVVKPSSESPLTAVKLLELCEQAGFPKGVVNLVTGSSSKIGKAIMENRKVRKITFTGSTEVGKTLIRQSADQVKRLSLELGGHAPMIVFDDANLDVAVKAVIASKFRNTGQTCICGNRIYVQSGIYESFLEKFADSVNQLTVGNGMGEEVDIGPLINHAALEKVEHHVQDALHKGAALVTGGEKILNEGGGIYYTPTVLKDVNKTMIVMEEETFGPVAPIQKFESEEEVIALANDTPYGLAAYVFTENVARGTRVIEQLDFGIVGWNDGTPSAAQIPFGGMKESGIGREGGHEGIEAFLETQYVSIGI from the coding sequence GTGAAAAAAGCGTTAATGTTTATTAATGGTGAATGGGTGGGCGATAAACTCGATACGTTCAAAGTCGTGAACCCTGCGACTGGAGAAGTGGTAGGAACCGTTCCTTCCGGTGGTTATGAAGAAGCGGCGCAAGCCATTGAAGCTGCAGATGAAGCCTTCCCCAGCTGGTCGCAAGCGACGGCATATGAGAGAGCGACTTTCTTAAAGAAATTTCACCAGTTGATTCTGGAAAACAAAGAAGAATTAGCTCAAACGATGACATTAGAGATGGGAAAACCGATCAAAGAGTCAAGGGGGGAAGTGGAATACGCTGCAACATTTATTGAGTGGTTTGCCGAAGAAAGCAAGCGGGTGTACGGAGAAACGGTTCCGTCACATGTGCAAAATAAACGACTTAACGTTTGGAAGAAACCGGTCGGAGTTGTGGCGGCTATTACCCCGTGGAACTTTCCGGCTGCCATGCTCACGCGCAAAATGGGACCAGCCCTTGCGGCGGGGTGTACGGTCGTTGTTAAACCTTCGAGTGAAAGCCCTTTAACAGCCGTTAAACTGTTAGAACTGTGTGAGCAAGCTGGTTTCCCCAAGGGCGTCGTCAACCTTGTGACGGGATCCTCCTCCAAGATTGGGAAAGCCATCATGGAAAACAGAAAAGTCCGTAAAATTACGTTTACTGGTTCGACTGAAGTTGGGAAAACGTTGATCAGACAGAGTGCCGATCAAGTCAAGCGGTTGTCCCTGGAACTCGGTGGGCATGCCCCGATGATTGTCTTTGATGATGCTAATTTAGATGTTGCTGTAAAAGCTGTCATCGCTTCGAAGTTTAGAAATACCGGACAAACGTGCATTTGTGGTAACCGCATATATGTTCAGTCGGGAATATACGAATCATTTTTGGAGAAATTTGCCGATAGCGTGAATCAATTGACAGTTGGTAATGGGATGGGAGAAGAAGTGGATATCGGTCCTTTAATTAATCACGCGGCATTGGAAAAAGTCGAACATCACGTCCAAGATGCCCTTCATAAAGGGGCTGCACTTGTAACGGGAGGAGAAAAAATCTTGAATGAAGGAGGCGGCATTTATTATACGCCCACCGTTTTGAAAGATGTCAATAAAACCATGATCGTGATGGAGGAAGAGACGTTTGGCCCTGTCGCACCCATTCAGAAATTTGAATCTGAGGAGGAGGTGATCGCGTTGGCCAATGATACACCGTATGGTTTAGCGGCATATGTCTTTACAGAAAATGTAGCCAGGGGAACGCGCGTCATTGAACAACTGGACTTTGGCATCGTTGGTTGGAATGACGGGACTCCTTCTGCCGCCCAAATTCCATTCGGAGGGATGAAGGAGAGCGGTATCGGCAGAGAAGGGGGACATGAGGGGATTGAGGCGTTCCTGGAAACTCAGTATGTATCAATAGGGATTTAA
- a CDS encoding DctP family TRAP transporter solute-binding subunit, producing the protein MKKCRVLFSKLILVLLLVAWLSACGQSASESSQESDAPSEENTSSEKYKISVAHTVPETGSTHLGMEKFEELVETNSDGQIEVEIYPNGQLYASEREAIEAVQAGLIEMTVTASAPVAGFKSEFLALDLPFLFSDHETAYEALDGELGQKLLDLLPDVGLRGLGYGETGMRQFTNSQHPIEKPEDFNGLKIRTMENQVQIETFNALGATAEPFAFGELYSALQQNVFDGMDNPLNLIHQMKFYEVQDYLTVSNHSYTATVAFINDNFFTQLPEELQGVVQDAALEALDYQRGLARQQDDEGLEVINENMEINELTPEQRNTFIEALEPVYSSFEEEIGAEILELARSYQK; encoded by the coding sequence ATGAAAAAATGCAGGGTTTTATTTTCTAAATTAATATTGGTGCTATTGTTAGTAGCGTGGTTAAGTGCATGTGGCCAGTCAGCTAGTGAAAGCAGTCAAGAGTCCGACGCGCCGTCCGAAGAAAACACATCGTCAGAAAAGTATAAGATATCAGTCGCACACACTGTTCCTGAAACGGGGTCCACTCATTTAGGAATGGAAAAGTTTGAAGAACTTGTGGAAACAAATTCAGATGGACAAATTGAGGTTGAGATTTATCCAAACGGTCAGCTTTACGCTTCTGAACGGGAAGCTATCGAAGCCGTTCAAGCTGGTTTGATAGAGATGACAGTGACGGCATCAGCGCCTGTTGCAGGGTTTAAGAGCGAATTTTTGGCTTTAGATTTACCGTTTTTATTCTCTGATCATGAGACAGCTTATGAAGCGTTAGACGGCGAACTAGGACAAAAGTTGCTGGATCTTCTACCTGATGTCGGTTTAAGAGGTTTGGGCTACGGTGAAACGGGAATGAGGCAATTTACGAACAGCCAACATCCGATCGAAAAGCCGGAAGACTTTAACGGACTAAAAATACGTACGATGGAAAACCAAGTACAAATCGAGACGTTTAATGCATTAGGTGCTACAGCTGAACCGTTTGCGTTTGGGGAATTATACAGTGCGTTACAACAAAATGTATTCGATGGGATGGACAACCCGCTCAACTTGATCCATCAGATGAAGTTTTATGAGGTACAAGATTACTTGACGGTAAGCAACCATTCGTATACTGCGACGGTAGCTTTCATAAACGATAACTTTTTCACTCAATTACCTGAGGAATTACAAGGCGTTGTTCAAGATGCTGCACTAGAAGCTCTAGATTACCAACGTGGCCTTGCCAGACAACAAGATGACGAAGGTTTGGAAGTGATTAATGAAAACATGGAAATTAATGAACTAACCCCAGAACAACGGAATACGTTTATTGAGGCACTGGAACCGGTGTACTCCAGTTTTGAGGAAGAAATCGGCGCCGAAATCCTTGAGCTTGCGCGTTCGTATCAGAAATAA
- a CDS encoding TRAP transporter small permease: protein MSVGKVNWKKLLDEHIEEVILVLTMTVMVVVIFAQSSSRLLFNSAVSWGSELARYLHIWQIWIGASLAIRKGNHVRVDIVVKKFPKKIVLYLNLLALLCWFGFAVFLAISGMNFVFRMMDSGQTSAAMQLPMWMAYIAIPLAGLLMAIRLVQQIYFLFKGEK, encoded by the coding sequence ATGAGTGTTGGAAAAGTGAACTGGAAGAAGCTGTTAGATGAGCACATCGAAGAAGTGATTCTCGTTTTGACGATGACCGTTATGGTCGTCGTCATCTTTGCCCAGTCTTCTTCCAGATTACTATTTAATTCTGCGGTAAGCTGGGGCTCAGAACTGGCTCGCTATCTCCATATTTGGCAAATATGGATAGGGGCCAGTCTTGCCATTCGTAAGGGGAACCACGTCCGGGTAGATATTGTAGTGAAAAAGTTCCCGAAAAAAATTGTGCTTTACTTAAACCTATTGGCATTGTTGTGTTGGTTTGGGTTTGCTGTATTTTTAGCCATTTCGGGGATGAACTTTGTTTTCCGTATGATGGATAGCGGACAGACAAGTGCCGCTATGCAACTACCGATGTGGATGGCCTATATTGCGATCCCTTTGGCGGGGTTGTTAATGGCGATCCGTTTGGTTCAACAAATTTATTTTCTGTTCAAGGGTGAAAAATAA
- a CDS encoding TRAP transporter large permease, with amino-acid sequence MVTLVLFAAFFLLVFIGVPIALSLGLSSLITIVFTTDLSPDIIVQKAFASLDSYPLLAIPLFILAGELMSGGGISKRLLNLANVLVGYIVGGLAMATVVASMFFAAISGSGPATVAAIGSFMIPEMKHRHYAPGFAAAITAAAGSLGVLIPPSIPFVMYGVVGSVSIGAMFLAGLVPGLVLGLCLLIVSYVTAKKNHYVGSGMRPTFKDVLQAINEAKLALLIPVIILGGIYSGLFSATESAAIAAVYAFIIGVFVYKEFTWKGLYRSIASAALTNAATVIIIGFSISFAYLMTRERVPSVIADFITGISDSPIMIMIIVNLFLLIVGMFIDTISAIIILTPILLPVVTGVGIDPIHFGVILVTNLAIGFVTPPLGVNLFVATGIGKVPFETISKAMVPILLSMLVALLVITYVPPLSTYIPSLGK; translated from the coding sequence GTGGTCACCTTAGTCTTGTTTGCTGCTTTTTTTCTATTGGTTTTCATCGGTGTACCGATTGCGTTATCCCTCGGTTTATCTTCGCTAATTACGATCGTATTCACAACGGATTTATCACCTGACATCATCGTTCAAAAGGCGTTTGCCTCTCTAGATTCGTATCCTTTACTGGCCATCCCCCTTTTTATTCTCGCCGGGGAATTAATGAGCGGGGGCGGTATTTCCAAAAGATTATTAAATTTAGCTAATGTGTTAGTCGGATACATCGTTGGAGGCCTGGCGATGGCCACCGTAGTGGCAAGTATGTTTTTTGCTGCGATATCAGGGTCAGGTCCTGCCACTGTTGCAGCCATTGGATCATTTATGATACCGGAAATGAAACATCGTCATTACGCTCCAGGGTTTGCTGCAGCAATTACAGCGGCAGCCGGTTCACTCGGTGTCTTAATCCCACCCAGTATCCCGTTTGTCATGTACGGGGTGGTAGGAAGTGTGTCCATCGGGGCAATGTTCTTGGCAGGCCTCGTTCCTGGTCTAGTCCTCGGCTTATGTTTGCTTATCGTTTCATACGTGACCGCGAAGAAAAATCATTACGTCGGATCTGGCATGAGACCGACTTTCAAGGATGTATTACAAGCCATTAATGAAGCGAAGTTAGCTTTATTGATACCCGTCATCATTTTGGGCGGCATTTACAGTGGGTTATTTTCCGCGACTGAATCAGCAGCTATTGCAGCAGTTTATGCTTTCATTATAGGTGTATTCGTTTACAAAGAGTTTACTTGGAAAGGTTTATACCGGAGTATAGCTTCAGCTGCTTTAACGAATGCTGCAACAGTCATTATCATCGGTTTTTCGATATCGTTTGCCTATCTCATGACTCGGGAAAGAGTGCCTTCCGTCATCGCCGATTTTATAACAGGCATTTCTGATAGCCCAATTATGATTATGATTATCGTTAATTTGTTTTTATTAATTGTCGGCATGTTTATCGACACAATATCGGCTATTATCATTTTAACCCCTATTCTGTTGCCTGTCGTCACGGGTGTTGGAATTGATCCAATTCATTTTGGTGTGATTTTGGTGACCAATCTCGCCATCGGGTTTGTGACGCCACCGCTAGGTGTGAACTTGTTCGTTGCCACAGGTATTGGAAAAGTGCCGTTTGAAACCATTTCAAAAGCGATGGTCCCCATACTATTGTCGATGCTCGTCGCATTATTGGTTATCACATATGTTCCGCCTTTATCCACGTATATTCCCAGTTTGGGGAAATAA
- a CDS encoding transposase encodes MITNNRLNNQLPKEVKAIFDELEILKYLRKVGINKGFGYSCAYLFQLVFSLVFEGKNLFRLLQSKKAKDLPEKNAIYRFLNNPQYNWRRFLLVLSTFTIMKVSSLTRHDRPKVLIVDDSSYERNRSKKVELLARCFDHSSQKMRYYKGFRMLTLGWSDGATFLPIDFALLSSTNSQINGIDNRIDKRTSGYKRRVEALQKAPEVIPNMIKRALSQGIDASYVLMDTWFTQQPLIKSIVDQGLDVIGMVKDTKQRYQVNGEWVSLKKLYQTAKPSQHQKGILRSIHTTMANGVPVKVVFIRNRNKKRQWLAILSTDCTLSDQEIIRIYGIRWDIEVFFKTVKSLLKLQKEFQGRSYDSMISHTTIVFTRYIVLSWQNRVSTDYRTLGGIFYELCDEIDELDWAFALQLLIEILEDALQNVNQKIKKFIESQLRKWIVVLPNYIKAYLPKLSCES; translated from the coding sequence ATGATAACGAATAACAGACTGAACAATCAACTACCAAAAGAAGTAAAAGCTATATTTGATGAACTTGAAATCTTAAAATATTTAAGGAAAGTGGGAATTAACAAGGGTTTCGGTTATTCCTGCGCCTATTTATTCCAGCTAGTTTTTAGTTTGGTTTTTGAAGGCAAAAATTTGTTTCGACTTCTTCAAAGTAAAAAAGCTAAAGATTTGCCGGAAAAAAACGCTATTTATCGCTTCTTAAATAACCCTCAATACAATTGGCGCAGGTTTTTACTTGTTTTGAGTACTTTCACCATTATGAAGGTAAGTAGTTTAACGAGACACGACCGTCCGAAAGTGCTGATCGTGGACGACTCATCTTATGAACGAAATCGCAGTAAAAAGGTTGAACTGCTTGCTCGCTGTTTCGATCATTCTTCTCAAAAAATGCGTTATTACAAAGGATTTCGTATGCTTACACTCGGCTGGTCAGATGGTGCTACATTTTTGCCTATTGATTTTGCTTTATTAAGCTCTACGAATTCCCAAATCAATGGGATTGATAACCGAATCGATAAGCGTACATCCGGTTATAAGCGGCGTGTCGAAGCTTTACAAAAAGCGCCGGAAGTTATTCCCAATATGATTAAACGGGCACTTTCTCAAGGAATCGATGCCTCATACGTTTTAATGGATACATGGTTTACCCAACAGCCTTTGATCAAGTCCATTGTGGATCAAGGGTTGGATGTTATTGGAATGGTGAAGGATACAAAACAAAGATATCAAGTGAACGGTGAATGGGTGAGCCTAAAAAAACTATACCAAACAGCTAAACCATCACAACATCAAAAGGGTATTTTGCGCTCTATTCACACAACGATGGCAAATGGCGTACCTGTTAAAGTGGTATTTATCCGTAATCGTAATAAAAAGAGACAGTGGCTAGCTATTTTGAGTACAGACTGTACTTTATCGGATCAAGAAATCATTCGTATTTATGGGATACGTTGGGATATTGAAGTATTCTTCAAAACAGTCAAATCCTTATTGAAACTCCAAAAAGAGTTCCAAGGAAGATCTTATGATTCCATGATCAGCCATACCACTATTGTGTTTACAAGGTACATTGTTTTGTCTTGGCAAAACCGAGTAAGTACAGATTATCGAACATTAGGCGGCATTTTTTATGAACTTTGTGATGAAATCGATGAACTAGATTGGGCCTTTGCACTTCAACTACTCATTGAAATTCTTGAAGATGCACTTCAAAATGTAAATCAAAAGATTAAAAAATTCATCGAAAGTCAATTACGTAAATGGATTGTAGTTTTGCCTAATTATATCAAGGCTTATTTACCAAAATTGAGCTGCGAAAGTTGA
- a CDS encoding tartrate dehydrogenase gives MKVYDIAVIPGDGIGKETVPVGQKVMETVADIHGGLKFNWHSFDWGCEYYLKKGRMMPDDGIKTLSQFHHIFLGAVGNPQVPDHISLWGLLIPIRRQFQQYINLRPVQVLRGLTSPLKQVDATIKFIIVRENTEGEYSSVGGIVNRGLESGETALQVSSFSRTGCERVIRYAFERAKQTERKRLVAATKSNGIIHTMPFWDRIFKEIAAEYPDVDAELTHVDALAAKMILKPQAYDVIVASNLFGDILSDLGGAVMGSIGIAPSANLNPEGRYPSMFEPVHGSAPDISGKSIANPLGQVWTACLLLEHIGEYSLARRVLDVVQDLLEERIVTPDLGGRYKTKDVEHALITRLKNV, from the coding sequence ATGAAAGTATACGACATTGCTGTGATTCCCGGGGATGGGATAGGGAAGGAAACTGTCCCCGTGGGGCAGAAAGTGATGGAAACCGTTGCAGACATTCACGGTGGCTTGAAGTTTAATTGGCACTCATTTGATTGGGGGTGTGAGTACTATCTCAAAAAAGGCCGGATGATGCCCGATGACGGGATCAAGACATTATCCCAGTTTCATCACATTTTCCTCGGTGCTGTCGGTAATCCCCAGGTACCTGACCACATTTCGCTATGGGGATTGTTAATTCCGATACGTCGGCAGTTCCAACAGTATATCAACTTAAGACCTGTTCAAGTGCTCAGAGGTTTGACTTCTCCCCTTAAACAGGTAGATGCGACCATCAAATTTATTATTGTACGCGAAAACACTGAGGGTGAGTATTCTAGTGTCGGCGGGATTGTCAATAGGGGATTGGAGAGCGGTGAAACGGCACTTCAAGTCTCTTCTTTTTCTCGTACAGGGTGTGAACGTGTCATTCGATATGCGTTTGAACGGGCTAAACAAACGGAGCGCAAACGATTAGTCGCGGCTACTAAGTCGAACGGCATCATACATACGATGCCTTTTTGGGACCGTATTTTTAAAGAGATTGCGGCCGAATATCCCGACGTTGATGCCGAATTGACCCACGTAGACGCACTGGCAGCCAAGATGATACTGAAACCGCAGGCGTATGATGTCATTGTGGCTTCGAATTTATTCGGAGACATTTTGTCCGATCTCGGGGGTGCCGTTATGGGGAGTATCGGTATTGCACCTTCTGCCAATTTAAATCCTGAAGGACGCTATCCTTCCATGTTTGAGCCGGTACACGGCTCGGCTCCAGACATTTCGGGTAAAAGTATTGCCAATCCCCTTGGGCAAGTGTGGACAGCGTGTTTGTTATTGGAGCACATCGGGGAATACTCGTTAGCCCGACGCGTGCTTGACGTTGTCCAGGACTTGCTGGAAGAACGGATTGTAACGCCGGATTTGGGTGGAAGATATAAGACGAAAGATGTGGAACACGCATTGATCACGCGGCTGAAAAACGTATAG